The sequence AGTTTCGCGGAACAGTTCCTCCGCATTTTCTGTCGGAACGAATGTGTCCGACATTCCGTGAATATAAAAAATTGGAATGCCTGCTTTTCGTACTTGATTCAACGCACTTGCCTCTCTGAACGAATAACCAGCACGCACTTTCGTCAACGCGCTAGTGCTATCGAGTAGCGGGAACGCGGGTAAATAAAACATCCGGTGCATTTGATACGTAAATAATTGATAGACCGATTGGTACGGGCTGTCTGCAATAATTGCTTTCACTTGCGAGGGCAGGCTTTCTTCCCCACTCGCCATCAATACGGTCGCAGCCCCCATCGATAAACCGTGGTAAGCGATTTCCGTCTTCGGTCCGAGCTTTTGCACGAGCTTATTCGTCCAGTCGATCAAATCCAACCGGTCCGGCCAACCGAAACCGTAATAATCACCTTCGCTACTTCCGTGGCCTCTCGCATTGGGCATGAATATATTGTAGTTCAATTCGTCATGATAATATTGTCCAAATAGCCCCATTTGCTTGGCATGGCCCAAATAACCATGTGTCAAAATGACAAGCTTCTCCGTTGGCTTGGCAGCAGGCAAGTAATAACCGGACAATTTCAGTCCGTCCCGTGACATGATGCTGATTGACTCAAATTCCTGATCAGCAACCCATTTTTTCCAATCACCATTTGTATACAGTTCCAACGTCTTCTCTGACACTTCCAAGTCCGCGTTCCCCTGCAAAAATTCTTTCGGGCCACGCTTCACTGCAAGTTCATAGAAAAAGAAGCTTCCTGCTACTTGGAACACTAGAAAAATGGTTGAAAAAAGCACCAACAACTTCTTCCAGTGAATCTTAATCGTGCTCATTCCCCTTTTCCTCTCTGTCTATAGACACAAGCAGTGCCTATTCTTAGTATACGGGAATCGTCGATAAGAATATATAGTTTTTTTTATAAAAAGTGTACTTAATTTAACGTTGTAAGCTTAACAAATTGCACCATAAACCGACAAACAAAAACCGGCCTCTTCTTAATTGAAGAGACCGGGTGCGATATCGCTTACTTCATATCTTTTTGCTGCTTTTTCACTTCTTCATGTGCTTCTGTCTTAATGTCCTCCACTTGCTGTTCAGCACGTTTCGCGGCATCGTTTGCAATTTTTCCGTCCTCATTATGGCTATGTGTTTGGTTGTCGTTTTTATCGTCTGCATAACTTCTCGTCATACGAACCACTCCTTTTCATTTACTGCTATTATTCCCGTCTGCCACTATTCCAAACAGCAACTTCGTCCTTAAAGTGTTTGTTTAAGCTATTTCACTAGTTGGGTAATGCAGTAATAAGGAAGGTGAATCGAATGGAAATCTACACTGTCGGGCATTCCACCCATACGAAAGAGGCGTTTTTGAAATTACTGCATGATGCGAATATCGAGCTACTGGCGGACGTTCGCGCGTTTCCCGGAAGCAGGAAATTCCCGCATTTTCACGAAGACCGCATGAGGGAATGGTTGCCTGAAGGCGGTATCGAATATGAGCATTTCAGAAAACTCGGCGGCAGGCGCAATAAATCCAAAGTCATCGACGATGATGTGAACGACGCTTGGAATAACCGATCATTCCATAATTACGCGGACTATACGCTGCAACCTGAGTTTCAGGCAGGGCTTGATGAGTTAAAAGAATTGGCTTCATCCAAAAAAGTTGCGATTTGTTGTTCAGAGCGCCATCCCGCGCGCTGTCATCGATTACTTATAAGTAACTGGTTGGCGTTAAATGGATGGACAGTGAAACATATTTTGGACGGTCCGAAAGAAGAGACGATTATCGAAGAACATGAACCTGGAAAATGGGGAGCTCCGCCACACTTGAATACGGATGGCACAGTTGTTTATCACAATACAGAAGAATAAAAAAGCCGCACACGGTTGCAGGGGGATTGGAAGCGTGTGCGGCTCTTTCTGATTATGGACGGTTTGGTCCGATTTTATTCCACACATATTGTTTTTAACTTTGTCCTATACAGGCGTCGAAACCTTGACGTATAGTAAGAGCAGGTGATGACATGAAAACAAAAGTATATATTACTACAACTAATCTGATTGTAGGTACGACACTCAAAGACAAAAGTGCACCGGAAGAAAATAATATGGCGTTGCATGCATGTATCGACTCGCAAGCAATTCTTGAAAACCGCAGAGAGCTGGCTGCATTCTTAAAATGCCAACTTAAGGATTTCGTTTGCGCCAATCAGACGCATAGCGCGAACGTCCATAAGGTGACGCGATCCGATATTGGCCTTGGTGCACTGCAGAACGAAACGGCCATTCCGAACGTCGATGCACTGTATACGGATGAACCAGGAATTGTGTTATGTAGTTTCACAGCTGACTGTGTTCCAGTCATTTTTTATAATGAGGCAAACGGTATTATCGGTGTCATTCA is a genomic window of Sporosarcina oncorhynchi containing:
- a CDS encoding DUF488 domain-containing protein is translated as MEIYTVGHSTHTKEAFLKLLHDANIELLADVRAFPGSRKFPHFHEDRMREWLPEGGIEYEHFRKLGGRRNKSKVIDDDVNDAWNNRSFHNYADYTLQPEFQAGLDELKELASSKKVAICCSERHPARCHRLLISNWLALNGWTVKHILDGPKEETIIEEHEPGKWGAPPHLNTDGTVVYHNTEE
- a CDS encoding alpha/beta hydrolase; translated protein: MSTIKIHWKKLLVLFSTIFLVFQVAGSFFFYELAVKRGPKEFLQGNADLEVSEKTLELYTNGDWKKWVADQEFESISIMSRDGLKLSGYYLPAAKPTEKLVILTHGYLGHAKQMGLFGQYYHDELNYNIFMPNARGHGSSEGDYYGFGWPDRLDLIDWTNKLVQKLGPKTEIAYHGLSMGAATVLMASGEESLPSQVKAIIADSPYQSVYQLFTYQMHRMFYLPAFPLLDSTSALTKVRAGYSFREASALNQVRKAGIPIFYIHGMSDTFVPTENAEELFRETAGEKELFLVPNANHGEAYALAGDAYQVRLRNFLAQHVK
- the pgeF gene encoding peptidoglycan editing factor PgeF encodes the protein MKTKVYITTTNLIVGTTLKDKSAPEENNMALHACIDSQAILENRRELAAFLKCQLKDFVCANQTHSANVHKVTRSDIGLGALQNETAIPNVDALYTDEPGIVLCSFTADCVPVIFYNEANGIIGVIHSGWQGTVKEITPKVFEHLAQNEQSNPADWHVQIGMALSQEKFEVDEDVYVKFKALGYADDYMYFNEMTDKYHIDNQLTVKRQCERAGIPSDQISIDSTCTFSSEEGFSYRQDRQAGRHLSFILKR